In Musa acuminata AAA Group cultivar baxijiao chromosome BXJ3-9, Cavendish_Baxijiao_AAA, whole genome shotgun sequence, a single genomic region encodes these proteins:
- the LOC135648339 gene encoding oxygen-evolving enhancer protein 2, chloroplastic-like, translating to MASTACFLHHHAPSTANRIQSTRLVPINKPNLIVCKAQKQAADDENSAAVSRRMALTVLLGAAALGAKVAPADAAYGEAANVFGKPKTNTDFLPYAGDGFMLMIPSKWNPSKEVEYPGQVLRYEDNFDSNSNVTVMVTPTTKSTITGYGTPEEFLSQVDYLLGKQAYSGKTDSEGGFDSDAVATANILETTTQESGGKKYYFVSVLTRTADGDEGGKHQLITATVSDGKLYICKAQAGDKRWFKGARKFVESAASSFNVA from the exons atggcCTCAACTGCATGCTTCCTCCACCACCACGCACCCTCGACCGCCAACAGGATCCAATCCACGCGCCTTGTGCCGATCAACAAGCCCAACCTGATCGTCTGCAAGGCTCAGAAGCAGGCCGCCGACGACGAGAACAGCGCCGCCGTGTCACGTCGCATGGCGCTGACGGTGCTCCTCGGTGCCGCGGCCCTCGGCGCCAAGGTCGCCCCGGCCGACGCGGCCTACGGCGAAGCTG CCAACGTGTTCGGTAAGCCGAAGACGAACACCGACTTCCTGCCGTACGCCGGCGACGGGTTCATGCTGATGATCCCGTCGAAGTGGAACCCGAGCAAAGAGGTGGAGTACCCCGGCCAGGTGCTCCGGTACGAGGACAACTTCGATTCCAACAGCAACGTCACCGTCATGGTGACGCCGACCACCAAGAGCACCATCACAGGCTACGGCACCCCGGAGGAGTTCCTCTCTCAA GTTGATTACTTGCTAGGAAAACAAGCCTACTCCGGCAAGACAGACTCAGAG GGTGGGTTCGATTCTGATGCTGTGGCAACAGCCAACATACTGGAGACCACCACGCAGGAGAGCGGCGGGAAGAAGTACTACTTCGTCTCGGTTCTGACGAGGACGGCGGATGGGGACGAAGGTGGCAAGCACCAGCTGATAACAGCCACTGTTTCCGACGGGAAGCTCTACATCTGCAAGGCGCAAGCTGGGGACAAGAGATGGTTCAAGGGAGCCCGGAAGTTTGTGGAGAGTGCAGCCAGTTCCTTCAATGTTGCCTGA